Proteins encoded by one window of Elaeis guineensis isolate ETL-2024a chromosome 12, EG11, whole genome shotgun sequence:
- the LOC105033361 gene encoding CDPK-related kinase 3 isoform X5, whose product MTTAISIEDVRREVKILKALSGHKHLVKFYDACEDALNVYIIMELCEGGELLDRILSRGGKYTEEDAKAIVVQILNVVAFSHLQGVVHRDLKPENFLFTSRAENATMKLIDFGLSDFIRPDERLNDIVGSAYYVAPEVLHRSYSVEADMWSIGVITYILLCGSRPFWARTESGIFRSVLRADPNFDDSPWPAVSPEAKDFVKRLLNKDYRKRMTAAQALTHPWLQDEQRQIPLDVLIYKLVKSYLHATPLKRTALKALSKALPKDVLLYLRLQFKLLEPSEDGLVSLENFQMALMQNATEAMKESKVPDILKLMEPLLYRRMDFEEFCAAAISPYQFEPLEGWEQIASTAFEYFEKEGNRVISIEELVQEWNLPTAHSIVQDWIRQSDGKLSFLGFTKFLHGVTIRSSNMRCR is encoded by the exons ATGACAACAGCAATATCAATTGAAGATGTTCGTAGGGAGGTGAAAATCCTGAAAGCTTTGTCTGGGCATAAACATCTTGTCAAATTTTATGATGCATGTGAGGATGCCCTTAACGTCTACATAATCATGGA ATTATGTGAAGGTGGGGAATTATTAGATAGAATTCTATCCAG GGGTGGAAAGTACACAGAGGAAGATGCGAAAGCTATTGTTGTGCAAATATTAAATGTAGTTGCCTTTTCTCATCTTCAAGGTGTTGTGCATCGTGATTTAAAGCCAGAG AATTTTCTTTTCACCAGTAGAGCTGAAAATGCTACCATGAAGTTAATTGATTTCGGTCTTTCTGATTTTATCAGACCAG ATGAAAGGCTAAATGACATTGTTGGAAGTGCATACTATGTTGCACCTGAGGTCCTACATAGATCATATAGTGTGGAAGCAGATATGTGGAGTATTGGTGTCATCACATATATTTTGTTATGTGGCAGTAGACCTTTCTGGGCACGAACTGAGTCAGGAATCTTTCGTTCTGTGCTTAGAGCTGATCCTAACTTTGATGATTCACCTTGGCCTGCTGTATCACCAGAAGCTAAAGATTTTGTGAAAAGGCTATTGAATAAGGACTACAGGAAAAGAATGACTGCTGCTCAGGCTCTGA CTCACCCATGGTTGCAAGATGAACAGAGACAAATCCCTTTAGATGTACTGATATATAAGTTAGTCAAATCATACCTTCATGCCACACCTCTCAAACGTACTGCATTAAAG GCTTTATCTAAAGCTCTTCCAAAGGATGTGCTCTTGTATCTTAGGTTGCAATTCAAGCTACTAGAACCAAGTGAAGATGGGCTTGTCTCCCTCGAAAATTTTCAGATG GCTCTCATGCAAAATGCAACTGAAGCAATGAAAGAGTCCAAGGTTCCTGATATTTTGAAATTG ATGGAACCGCTCTTGTATAGAAGGATGGACTTTGAAGAGTTCTGTGCTGCTGCCATCAGTCCTTACCAGTTTGAGCCTTTGGAGGGCTGGGAACAGATTGCAAGTACAGCTTTTGAGTATTTTGAAAAGGAGGGAAATCGAGTAATCTCTATAGAGGAACTGGTGCAG GAATGGAACCTTCCTACTGCCCATTCCATTGTGCAAGACTGGATCAGACAATCAGATGGCAAGCTCAGTTTTCTTGGTTTCACCAAGTTTTTGCATGGTGTCACAATTCGTAGCTCGAACATGAGATGTCGTTAA
- the LOC105033361 gene encoding CDPK-related kinase 3 isoform X4 has translation MERVASSFLACLVGLLHNCHYAAKEEGPTRLHSPTLRSAEDFDEVLMTTAISIEDVRREVKILKALSGHKHLVKFYDACEDALNVYIIMELCEGGELLDRILSRGGKYTEEDAKAIVVQILNVVAFSHLQGVVHRDLKPENFLFTSRAENATMKLIDFGLSDFIRPDERLNDIVGSAYYVAPEVLHRSYSVEADMWSIGVITYILLCGSRPFWARTESGIFRSVLRADPNFDDSPWPAVSPEAKDFVKRLLNKDYRKRMTAAQALTHPWLQDEQRQIPLDVLIYKLVKSYLHATPLKRTALKALSKALPKDVLLYLRLQFKLLEPSEDGLVSLENFQMALMQNATEAMKESKVPDILKLMEPLLYRRMDFEEFCAAAISPYQFEPLEGWEQIASTAFEYFEKEGNRVISIEELVQEWNLPTAHSIVQDWIRQSDGKLSFLGFTKFLHGVTIRSSNMRCR, from the exons ATGGAAAGGGTGGCTTCAAGCTTTCTAGCCTGCTTGGTGGGATTACTGCATAACTGCCATTATGCTGCCAAGGAAGAAG GGCCGACTAGATTGCATTCCCCAACCCTGCGAAGTGCTGAAGACTTCGACGAAGTGCTG ATGACAACAGCAATATCAATTGAAGATGTTCGTAGGGAGGTGAAAATCCTGAAAGCTTTGTCTGGGCATAAACATCTTGTCAAATTTTATGATGCATGTGAGGATGCCCTTAACGTCTACATAATCATGGA ATTATGTGAAGGTGGGGAATTATTAGATAGAATTCTATCCAG GGGTGGAAAGTACACAGAGGAAGATGCGAAAGCTATTGTTGTGCAAATATTAAATGTAGTTGCCTTTTCTCATCTTCAAGGTGTTGTGCATCGTGATTTAAAGCCAGAG AATTTTCTTTTCACCAGTAGAGCTGAAAATGCTACCATGAAGTTAATTGATTTCGGTCTTTCTGATTTTATCAGACCAG ATGAAAGGCTAAATGACATTGTTGGAAGTGCATACTATGTTGCACCTGAGGTCCTACATAGATCATATAGTGTGGAAGCAGATATGTGGAGTATTGGTGTCATCACATATATTTTGTTATGTGGCAGTAGACCTTTCTGGGCACGAACTGAGTCAGGAATCTTTCGTTCTGTGCTTAGAGCTGATCCTAACTTTGATGATTCACCTTGGCCTGCTGTATCACCAGAAGCTAAAGATTTTGTGAAAAGGCTATTGAATAAGGACTACAGGAAAAGAATGACTGCTGCTCAGGCTCTGA CTCACCCATGGTTGCAAGATGAACAGAGACAAATCCCTTTAGATGTACTGATATATAAGTTAGTCAAATCATACCTTCATGCCACACCTCTCAAACGTACTGCATTAAAG GCTTTATCTAAAGCTCTTCCAAAGGATGTGCTCTTGTATCTTAGGTTGCAATTCAAGCTACTAGAACCAAGTGAAGATGGGCTTGTCTCCCTCGAAAATTTTCAGATG GCTCTCATGCAAAATGCAACTGAAGCAATGAAAGAGTCCAAGGTTCCTGATATTTTGAAATTG ATGGAACCGCTCTTGTATAGAAGGATGGACTTTGAAGAGTTCTGTGCTGCTGCCATCAGTCCTTACCAGTTTGAGCCTTTGGAGGGCTGGGAACAGATTGCAAGTACAGCTTTTGAGTATTTTGAAAAGGAGGGAAATCGAGTAATCTCTATAGAGGAACTGGTGCAG GAATGGAACCTTCCTACTGCCCATTCCATTGTGCAAGACTGGATCAGACAATCAGATGGCAAGCTCAGTTTTCTTGGTTTCACCAAGTTTTTGCATGGTGTCACAATTCGTAGCTCGAACATGAGATGTCGTTAA
- the LOC105033361 gene encoding CDPK-related kinase 3 isoform X3, with amino-acid sequence MLPRKKVEVSIARQPRNPSFHIELSLYSQPGPTRLHSPTLRSAEDFDEVLMTTAISIEDVRREVKILKALSGHKHLVKFYDACEDALNVYIIMELCEGGELLDRILSRGGKYTEEDAKAIVVQILNVVAFSHLQGVVHRDLKPENFLFTSRAENATMKLIDFGLSDFIRPDERLNDIVGSAYYVAPEVLHRSYSVEADMWSIGVITYILLCGSRPFWARTESGIFRSVLRADPNFDDSPWPAVSPEAKDFVKRLLNKDYRKRMTAAQALTHPWLQDEQRQIPLDVLIYKLVKSYLHATPLKRTALKALSKALPKDVLLYLRLQFKLLEPSEDGLVSLENFQMALMQNATEAMKESKVPDILKLMEPLLYRRMDFEEFCAAAISPYQFEPLEGWEQIASTAFEYFEKEGNRVISIEELVQEWNLPTAHSIVQDWIRQSDGKLSFLGFTKFLHGVTIRSSNMRCR; translated from the exons ATGCTGCCAAGGAAGAAGGTAGAAGTTTCAATAGCTAGACAACCACGAAATCCATCATTTCACATCGAGTTGTCTCTATATTCTCAACCAGGGCCGACTAGATTGCATTCCCCAACCCTGCGAAGTGCTGAAGACTTCGACGAAGTGCTG ATGACAACAGCAATATCAATTGAAGATGTTCGTAGGGAGGTGAAAATCCTGAAAGCTTTGTCTGGGCATAAACATCTTGTCAAATTTTATGATGCATGTGAGGATGCCCTTAACGTCTACATAATCATGGA ATTATGTGAAGGTGGGGAATTATTAGATAGAATTCTATCCAG GGGTGGAAAGTACACAGAGGAAGATGCGAAAGCTATTGTTGTGCAAATATTAAATGTAGTTGCCTTTTCTCATCTTCAAGGTGTTGTGCATCGTGATTTAAAGCCAGAG AATTTTCTTTTCACCAGTAGAGCTGAAAATGCTACCATGAAGTTAATTGATTTCGGTCTTTCTGATTTTATCAGACCAG ATGAAAGGCTAAATGACATTGTTGGAAGTGCATACTATGTTGCACCTGAGGTCCTACATAGATCATATAGTGTGGAAGCAGATATGTGGAGTATTGGTGTCATCACATATATTTTGTTATGTGGCAGTAGACCTTTCTGGGCACGAACTGAGTCAGGAATCTTTCGTTCTGTGCTTAGAGCTGATCCTAACTTTGATGATTCACCTTGGCCTGCTGTATCACCAGAAGCTAAAGATTTTGTGAAAAGGCTATTGAATAAGGACTACAGGAAAAGAATGACTGCTGCTCAGGCTCTGA CTCACCCATGGTTGCAAGATGAACAGAGACAAATCCCTTTAGATGTACTGATATATAAGTTAGTCAAATCATACCTTCATGCCACACCTCTCAAACGTACTGCATTAAAG GCTTTATCTAAAGCTCTTCCAAAGGATGTGCTCTTGTATCTTAGGTTGCAATTCAAGCTACTAGAACCAAGTGAAGATGGGCTTGTCTCCCTCGAAAATTTTCAGATG GCTCTCATGCAAAATGCAACTGAAGCAATGAAAGAGTCCAAGGTTCCTGATATTTTGAAATTG ATGGAACCGCTCTTGTATAGAAGGATGGACTTTGAAGAGTTCTGTGCTGCTGCCATCAGTCCTTACCAGTTTGAGCCTTTGGAGGGCTGGGAACAGATTGCAAGTACAGCTTTTGAGTATTTTGAAAAGGAGGGAAATCGAGTAATCTCTATAGAGGAACTGGTGCAG GAATGGAACCTTCCTACTGCCCATTCCATTGTGCAAGACTGGATCAGACAATCAGATGGCAAGCTCAGTTTTCTTGGTTTCACCAAGTTTTTGCATGGTGTCACAATTCGTAGCTCGAACATGAGATGTCGTTAA